In Candidatus Dadabacteria bacterium, the DNA window AGAGACATTATGATCGTTTCATAGATCTGAGTCGGATGAACCGCCTCAAGTGTCGGGGGGGAACCCTTTGGAAACGGCATCGCCCAGGGGAGTGTGGAGGCGATCCCGTAATCGTCTCCAACTAGAAGACAGCCGACCCTTCCAGTCGCGTAAGCTATTGCGAGAGCCGGGGCGGTGGCGTCAAGAACTTTCCAGAAACTTTCTTTATGCTTTTTTGTTAGTACGAAAAAGGCGAAGAGAGCCAGAAAAAATCCTCCGTAGAAGGTAAGTCCTCCCCTTAGAAGAAGGTAGTGCATGGGGTAGGAGATAAGGTCGCTTAGGGGAACGTTCTCGATCAGGAAAAGAAGCTTGGCCCCGAGTATGCCTCCCACAAGGCAGGCAAGAAAACCCTGTTCGTGAAGTCGCCTGGACATCCCTTTTCTTTCAAATTCCATCCCGGAAACCCAGAAAGCGACAAGAAAAGAGACGGCGACCATCGCCCCGAAGGATGTAATATGAAAATCGCCTATTCTGAGAAGTTCAGGGAACATTTATTTCTTCTCTTCTCCGGATTCAAGTTCTTTTTCCGCTTCGGAGTTTGACCTTACGAGAAGAAATATGGACAGAAAAAGTGCTATGCAGAGGATTATCTGAATCAGCAGGTTGGTTTCCATTTCCATGTTAAGGGACTTCCTCTTGGACACCCTCCTTAAAGTGCGTACTTGCTTAGTAAATACGAACGGGATGCTGCCGTGATTGCATTTTGGCTGGGCGATGGGAATTTTAACCAACAGTTAAGGAAAATAAAAGTGTCGTTGCGTGCTTGAATAACCCCCGCAAGCCGGTAAATTAGTCGGCTATTATGCTTCAGTCACCGGTACTGGTTTTGAACAGGTTTTTCGTCCCTGTCTCGGTAACGAGCTTGAAAAGGGCCTTTATCCTTCTTTACGGTGGTGCCGCAAAGGCTGTAAACAGGGAGTATGAGACCTTTGACTTCGATTCGTGGAAGGATATCCGTTCGGTCGACGCCGAAGACTGCGTAAGGACCGTTACCAGCGTTATAAAAGCTCCACGGGTGATAATTCTCGTTAGGTATGAGGGGTATCACAGAAAGCAACCTAAGTTCAACAGGATAAACATTTTCAGAAGGGACGCGGACACATGCCAGTACTGCGCGAAGGCTTTTCGGAAAAGAGATCTTACCCTTGACCATGTGATTCCGCGGTCAATGGGCGGAAGAAGTACCTGGGACAACATAGTGTGCTGTTGTGTTAAGTGCAACAGGAAAAAGGGAGGAAAGACTCCCGAGCAGGCGAACATGAGACTGCTCACCAAACCTGTGAAGCCCGTTGCCAGTATTTTTTCCAACCTCCATTTTAAAGCCGTGAGATATGAGGAGTGGGAGCCTTTTCTGAACTTTGTGGATATGTCTTACTGGAACGTCGAACTGACTGACTGAAGTTTTGTCTCAGGAAATGTCTTTGCCGCGAGATCATTGTCCGTTCGCGGCCTCGAGACCTGGAAAGAAAAAAAGATGAGATCAGCGCTTGCGGTTTTCTTTACGCTCTTGTTTATTCCCTGCTTGGCGACCGCGCAGATACAGCTTCCCCCGGTTGCTTCTCCGATAAAAAAAATACCGATCGCCGTTGCGGTGCTTAAAGCCAAGGGGGATTTGAGCGTGTACGGGAAGAATTTCACTGATGTCCTGAAGAATGATCTTACCAACGCGGCCCTTTTTGATGTCCGCCAGGTGAACATACTGTTTTCATCCTCTTTTGAGGATATAGATTTCGAATATTTAGATGCTCAGAAAACCAGGTATCTGGTGAGCGGAAATTTTGATGTTTCGCCTCGGGAGGTCTCTTACGATCTCATAGTTTATGATGTGCCCAGCAGGCAGGAGCGCATGAGAAGGAGATACGTGGCGTCTCCGCGCCACATAAGGAATGTGGTGCACAAATTTGCGGGTGAGCTCATGAGGGAGCTTACCGGCCTCGACGGCTTTTTTGACTCAGAGATAGTGTTTGTCAGAAGGGACGGTCATGGAAGTGATCTCTTTATCATGGATTACGACGGGCACAACGCAAAAAGGCTTACCAATCACGGATCTTCGGTTCTCTCTCCTGACTGTTCACCTGACGGAAGCCAAGTGGTCTTCACTTCCGACAGAAGCTGGGATCATGACGTCTACTTGCTGAATTTCAAAGCCACCCGCCTCCCCGCTGAGGGCAAGAGGATAACCCGGGGCATTCACCTCGACAATTCTCCGAGCTGGTCTCCAGACGGCAGCCGTGTGGCGTTTAGCCGTAACGGGGACATATACATAGCCTCGTCCTCAGGGGAAATACTTAAGCGACTTACCAAGTCTCCCGCCATAGATATCTCCCCGACTTGGTCTCCCGACAGCAGAAAAATTGCCTTTGTGTCGGATCGGGCGGGAGCGCCGAACATATACGTAATAAGCTCCGAGGGGGGTCGAGCGGTAAGAATTACCTCGGAGGGTTACAATACCGACCCGGTCTGGTCTCCAAGCCACTTAGTTAACCGTATAGCGTTTGTGAAAGTGAAAAAATCCGAGGCCGACATCTACTCCGTAGGACCTGACGGCCGGGGCCAGCAAAGGCTTACCTCTTCGGGAAGAAACGAGCATCCCTCGTGGTCTCCCGATGGTCACTACATCACTTTCTCTTCAAAGAGGCTGGGGAAAAGGCAGGTATACATCATGTACTTAAACGGTGAGAACAAGCTTCCGCTTTCCCGGGGCAAAAATGATTCGTTCTCCACTTGGTGCGTGAAGTAGCGGATGGGGAGGCTTTGCTCTTGAGACTTTTTATCGCGGCCTTTCTTCCCGAGGAAACAAAAGATGTGCTTTTTCGCTACGTCCAGTCGCTTAGGGGTTTTCTTCGAGGGGTAAGGTGGGAACCGAAGGAGAAACTTCACGTCACGCTCAGGTTTCTTGGAGATGTTGATGAATCGTGTCTTGAGGACATATCAGCCGATGTAGGTTCCGCGGTTTGCGGTTCGGGGAGTGTTGAGTCTGGATTTGACGATTTTTGCCTGTTTCCGGGCTCGAGAAATCCTAGAGTGTTGGCCTTGGGTCTTGTGAAAAACGAGCAGTTCCAGTCTCTTTTTGACAAAGTGCAGAGTGCGGTCCTGCAGAACGGGTTTGAGATGGAGAAAAGAAAATTCATCCCGCACGTGACTCTGGGCAGGATCAGAGGGGATTTCGAGGGAATCAGGAGGATTCCTCAACCGGACAAAACGGAGTTCTCCATTACAAGAGTCGGGCTTGTTCAAAGTGAGCTTGGATCCCGCTACACCAGCCTCAGGACATGGAATCTTCAGAGCGGCATTTGACAAAAGAATTTTCTAACAGGCAAAATAGTGCTTCCATAAAGTGCGGAGGACGTTATGCACGCTGTTATAAAGACCGGTGGAAAACAGTATATAGTCAAACCGGGCGACATTATTGATATAGAAAAAATCTCCGGCGAACCCGGCGAAGAAGTGAACTTTGAGGAAGTCCTGCTTGTGTCCGCTGACGGAGAGGACGTTAAGGTGGGTAGCCCTGTTGTTGAAAATGCCAGGGTTGAGGGTAGAATAGTAAAGCAGAAAAAGGGCGAGAAGATAGTAGTCTTCAAGTTCAAAAGAAGGAAAGGGTACAGAAAAAAGGCGGGCCATCGCCAAAACCTGACCAGCGTCGAGATTACGAGCATAAGCGCCTGATTCGCGGAGGCGAGTAAGCATGTCAACCAAAAAAGGTGGCGGAAGTTCCAAAAACGGAAGGGATTCCATAGGCAGAAGGCTTGGCGTAAAGAAATTCGGAGGCCAGCCGGTTGTCAAGGGGAACATAATAGTAAGGCAGCGTGGTACCAGCATTAAGCCTGGTCTGAACGTGGGGCTTGGAAAGGATTACACGATATTCGCAATGTCTGACGGGGTTGTGAAATTTCAGAAATCCGGAAAGGGCAGAACAAAGGTTTCCGTAGTTCCTGCCTGAGCGGTTCCCCGTAAAACTAGTTTTTTGTTTTTCTCCTATTATAATTACTGAATACTTTTACCGGCATGTTGTCCTTCTGGATAAGTTAGACGGAAATTTACCTTGAGTCCTTTGAAAAACCGGAAAAAATCTTTCAATCTAGTTCCATTCTTTCCCGTATTTATTTTCTGTCTTGTGCTTTCATTTCTGGCGGTTTTTGCGTTCCAGTATTTTTATTTCCCGGAGAGGTACGCCGACCTCATAGTTGAGGAGATGGAAGAAGTGTTCAGCGAGGAGGTTTTTTTCGCCGACCGCGCAAGAAGCATTCTTGATACGAGAAACAATGTCGGGTACGTAAGGCTGCTTGATCATAACGGGGTGCTTGAGAAGAGTTTCGGTTTTCAGGATGACAAGGGGTTTGAGAAGCTCACCCTCAAGGGACCTGAGGGAAAGACTGTCCTTTTGGGTCTGAGAAGTTCTGTTGGGGAAAGCTTCCACCTTGACGCTTTGCTCTGGAGCCTCATTTTCGCTTCCCTGATGGCAGTTGTTTTTACTTCCCTGATACGTTTTATAAGTGATCGGGCATTCCGGTTCATGGGGGAATTCTCTGAGGCTGTAGGTTCTGTTGCCAGCGGAGATTACTCGGTCCGCCTGGATGGGCGGTCTTCGCTCATTGCGGGGGCAGGGGTTCAGTGGCTCTGCCGTGAATTCAACGAAATGGTCTCTTCGCTTGAAGGCGGGTCGGCCGACCGGGACGACACGGAGGATCTGGAAGATGCGGACTTTGACCGTTCGGATGAACTGCCGACGGATTTCCGGCCGAAGATAGTCTTAAGAGAGGAGCAATCTTCTGATGTTTCTTCATTTCGGGCTCCCCAAGATTCGTTTGATGAGGGTCTGGTGGAAATCGTGCATGTTGAAGAAGAGGATGCCGAACCTGAACAAGATGCTCCCTCCGCCGTTACCGAGGTTGCGGATTCCGAGGGGAAGAAGACAGATATCAGCATACTCGTCGTAAAGATCGCGGATTTTGAAACGCTGATTGAAGATGTTTCGCCATCCAGCGTCAACTCTCTTACGGCCTATTACAGAAAGTCCGTTTCAACCACTATAGGCTCCTTCGGAGGAACCGTGGAGGCCATACTTCGCGATGAGGTGGTGGCTTTTTTCACCAACCCCGGTCCCGGACCCGCTGCAAAGCTCAATTGCGTGTGCTGCGCGGTTGAGATAATGCAGCTTTTCGCCGGGGTGGTCGATGGTCAGAAAGTCTCTGCCCGGTCGGATATAAAGCTCAAGATGGGCATTTCCTCGGCTGATTTGCCGGTGTCAGATGAATCGGACGTTTTCGCGCTTGCGAAACCCTTTGTGGACGAGGCCAAGGCTCTTTGCGATGGAGCGAGGGTTTGGAGCGTATTTGTTACGACCGGTTTCCGCGAGGGCGCAAGCGATTATCTCGAAGTGAGACGTGAAAAGGTCGATGGGAACTTCTGTTACGCCGTTACCGGGGTTGAGGAAGAAGCATTGCAGCGGGCCGGAAGATAGAGCTCTCTCCTTGCTTTGCTCCGCTCTTTCAATTCAGTTTTCTACCATTCCTGTTATATTTCCTCATCCGGGCTGGAAACCGGCTTCTTAGCCAATAACGGTTCACCGTACTGTATGCTTGGGATTTTTGTCAGATGAAAGGACGCGAGGTTAGAAGAGAATTTATCGAGTATTTCTCCGAAAGGGGACACGAACCGGTGCGCAGTTCCATTCTTATACCGGAGAACGATCCTACCCTCCTTTTTACCAACGCCGGGATGGTTCAGTTCAAAAATGTTTTCACTGGGAATGAGACCAGGGATTTCAAAAGAGCGGTTTCTTCCCAGAAGTGTCTCAGAGCCGGGGGAAAGCACAACGATCTTGACAACGTCGGGTATACGGCGAGACACCACACTTTTTTTGAAATGCTTGGGAATTTCTCCTTTGGGGACTACTTCAAGGAAGGAGCCATCAATTATGGATGGGATCTTATTACCAATGTTTACGGGCTTCCCAAGGGAAAACTCTGGATCACCGTCTATAAAGACGACGACGAGGCTTTTGAGATCTGGAACAAAGATATCGGTGTTGCCAAGAAAAGGATCGTGAGGATGGGGGAGAAAGACAATTTCTGGTCAATGGGGGATACGGGTCCGTGCGGTCCGTGTTCCGAGATACTGATAGACCAGGGGGAATCGCTTGGCTGCGGGAAAGCGGGGTGCGCCGTCGGATGCGAGTGCGATCGTTACCTTGAGCTCTGGAATCTTGTGTTCATGCAGTTTGAGAGAAATCAAAAGGGAGAGATGACACCTCTTCCTCGTCCCAGCATCGATACGGGGCTTGGGCTTGAAAGACTTGCAGCGGTTCTTCAGGGAGTGCGGAGCAACTATGAGACCGACCTTCTAAGAGGAATAATAAGCAAGATAGAGGAGCTTTCCGGAAGAGATTATTCC includes these proteins:
- the rpmA gene encoding 50S ribosomal protein L27; its protein translation is MSTKKGGGSSKNGRDSIGRRLGVKKFGGQPVVKGNIIVRQRGTSIKPGLNVGLGKDYTIFAMSDGVVKFQKSGKGRTKVSVVPA
- a CDS encoding prolipoprotein diacylglyceryl transferase; protein product: MFPELLRIGDFHITSFGAMVAVSFLVAFWVSGMEFERKGMSRRLHEQGFLACLVGGILGAKLLFLIENVPLSDLISYPMHYLLLRGGLTFYGGFFLALFAFFVLTKKHKESFWKVLDATAPALAIAYATGRVGCLLVGDDYGIASTLPWAMPFPKGSPPTLEAVHPTQIYETIIMSLVFLVLWKIRKKDRPVGWLASIYLGLAGLERFFIEFIRNTTESPISGLSVAQVMALALILIGALKYISLRRHKEAF
- the rplU gene encoding 50S ribosomal protein L21, translating into MHAVIKTGGKQYIVKPGDIIDIEKISGEPGEEVNFEEVLLVSADGEDVKVGSPVVENARVEGRIVKQKKGEKIVVFKFKRRKGYRKKAGHRQNLTSVEITSISA
- the thpR gene encoding RNA 2',3'-cyclic phosphodiesterase; protein product: MRLFIAAFLPEETKDVLFRYVQSLRGFLRGVRWEPKEKLHVTLRFLGDVDESCLEDISADVGSAVCGSGSVESGFDDFCLFPGSRNPRVLALGLVKNEQFQSLFDKVQSAVLQNGFEMEKRKFIPHVTLGRIRGDFEGIRRIPQPDKTEFSITRVGLVQSELGSRYTSLRTWNLQSGI
- a CDS encoding HNH endonuclease, whose translation is MLQSPVLVLNRFFVPVSVTSLKRAFILLYGGAAKAVNREYETFDFDSWKDIRSVDAEDCVRTVTSVIKAPRVIILVRYEGYHRKQPKFNRINIFRRDADTCQYCAKAFRKRDLTLDHVIPRSMGGRSTWDNIVCCCVKCNRKKGGKTPEQANMRLLTKPVKPVASIFSNLHFKAVRYEEWEPFLNFVDMSYWNVELTD